The Paracoccus albus region CGCCCCAAGGTTCAGCGCCAGTGCCAGCAGTGCCAGCCAAAGGGCGAGGCCGGGCTGCGCCATCGCCTTTTCGCGAACCCCATCCATCAGCGGAAACAGGAAGGCCATCATCACCAATGCGCCCAGCCCGTCCAATGCCTTGCCCTGCGCGGCAATGCGGTTCGGACCAAGGATGCGGCGCAGCGCAACCCCTATGGCGATACCGCCCAAAAGGATCACCGCGACACGCAACGCGATCCTTGCGGGCTCGACAGACAGATCTATGCCCGAGGCAGACAATGCGAGCGGCACGAAAAGCGGTGCCAGCATATTGCTGGCCAGCATCCAATAAAGCGCCAGCCGCGCCTCATAGCCCAGCATCAGCGCGATATTCCCCGCAGAGTTCAGCACAGGTGCTGCACAGAATGCCGCCAGCACCAGCAACGTGCCGCTGCTGAAGCCGGCGCGTTCCCCAAGCCCGGTCAACAGCAAGGCCGCACCGATCTGAAAAAGTGCCATCCCGACGATCAGCGCCGGAAGATAGCGCGGATCGGTCAGGTCGGACATGATCGAGGCCAGGTCCAGCCGCGACAGCGCCAGCCCGATCAGCAGCGCGATCAGAAGTGGCAGCAACGGCACGAAAGCCGCATGCGGGATCGGCAGAAAGGGAATGACCAGCAGGCCCGACAGCAACAGCAGCCGGGCATGGCGCCCCGCCCATTCCAGCACATGGATCAGGATCAATTCGGCGCCTGCTTCATCGCCTCTGGCAGCCATGTCGCGAGTTGCGGGAACATGACCAGCACGCCGACCATGACGACCATGATCAGGAACATCGGCAGGGCCGTGCGGGCGATATAGCCCATGTCATGTTTCGTCATGCCCTGCAGCACGAACAGGTTGAAGCCGACCGGCGGGGTGATCTGGGCCATCTCGACCACCACCACCACGAAGATGCCGAACCAGATCATGTCGATCCCCGCGCCGCGCACCATCGGGTCGATAATCGCCATGGTCAGAACGACCGCCGAGATTCCATCAAGGAACATGCCGATGATGATGTAGAACACCGTCAGCGCCGCGATCAGCGCGATGGGCGAAAGCTCCATACCACCGATCCATGCGGCAAGCGTTCGAGGCACGCCGGTAAAGCCCATCGACAGGGTCAGGAAGCTGGCCCCCATCAGGATCAGCGCGATCATCGCGGATGTGCGGGTCGCGCCAAGCAGGCTTTGGCTGAAGCTTTCCCATGTCAGCGAACGCTGGACAGCAGCCAGAACAAGCGCACCGACGACGCCGAAAGCCGCGGCCTCTGTCGCGGTGGCGATGCCGATATACATCGAGCCGATCACCGTGACGATCAGCAGGATCACCGGAATCAGCAGCACCGAGTTTTTCAACGCTCCGACGAAGCCCAGCCGAGGCTCTGCCGCGGGCCTCTGATCAGGGCGGGCGATGGACCAGCCTGCGATATAGAGCATGAACATCGCCGCCAGCACGAGGCCCGGCAACACACCCGCCATGAACAGCGCGGTGATGCTTTCCTTGACCGTGACCCCATAGACGATCAGCGTCAGCGAGGGCGGGATCATCAGGCCAAGCGTTGCAGCCCCCGCAAGCGTACCGATGATCATGAATTCGGGATAACCGCGCCGGCGCAGTTCCGGGATGGACATTTTGCCGACCGTCGTCAGCGTGGCGGCAGACGAACCCGACACGGCAGCGAACACCGTGCAGCCGACGACATTGGTGTGCAGCAGGCCACCCGGCAGGCCGCGCAGCCACGGGGCCAGACCCTTGAACATGTCTTCCGACAGGCGGGTGCGGAACAGGATCTCTCCCATCCAGATGAACAAAGGCAGCGACGTCAGCGTCCAGCTTGAGGAACTCGTCCAGACGGTGATCGCCATCGAACTGCCCGGATTGCGCGAGGTGAAGCCGATCATGCCCATATAGGCCACGCCCATCAGCGCCAGCCCGACCCAAATGCCCGTGCCGAGCAGGAAGAACATGACGAACAGGAAAATGCCGATTTTCAGCCCCGTGGCGTCACGGTCAAAGCCGGTCATCAGATGGATCGCGGCATAGACGACCAGCAGGAAGGCCGCCAGCAGCGCGAAACGCAGCTTACGGTCGGTTAGCCGGTCAGGCGACATGGCTTCGCGAGGCGGGTCGACGCCAAGGCTGTCGGTCGTCAGTATGCGGATCAGATTGTCGATCATGGCCACGGCCATGACGCTGGCGCCAATCGCCATCGATAGTTGAGGGATCCACAGCGGCGTCGCATCCTGCCCTTGCGACACGTCACCGAAACGGTTGCTGATGATGGGCGTCTGAATCGCGTTCCAGGCGAAGAAGATCATCACCAGCGTGCCAAGCGCATAGCACCAGATTTCAAAGCCGCGCCGCCAGTTTCCGCTGCGGTCGATGACCAGCCCGACACGGATATGTTCGTTGTGAACGAAGGTATAGGCCAGCCCGAAGAAAGAGGCAGAGGCCATCGCATATCCGGCATAGGTCGCGCCGCCCGGCAGCAGCCCCCCCGACCAGCGTGCCACCATCTGTGTCACGACAATGCCGAGGATCGCCAGAAGCGAAAGCGCGGCAATATAGCCGCAGGCGGTGTAGATGGCGTCAATTGCGCGGCGCATGGGTTCCCCTTGGCAGAATGGCCGGCACGCCCCTGCGCACCGGCCATGTTCGCTCTGGCTGCGGATGCAGCCGTTTTGCTTATTCGGCGCGGAATGCGTCGATGATGGCCTTGCCCTGATCGCCCGTCGCCTCCAGCCATTCAGCCGTCATCTCTTCGCCGATACCGGCCAGATCCGCTGCAAGCTGCTCGCCCGGTTCGGCAACGTTCATGCCATTCTCTGCCAGCGTCTCAAGGAAGCCACCGCTCAGCTCTGCGGCGGTTTCCGAACCGCGCGTCTGTGCGGCTTCGGCGGCTGTCGTTACGCAATCGCGCTGCTCTGCCGGCAGGGCTTCCAAAGCGTCGGTATTGGCGAAAACCGTGTTGCGGGGCAGCCATGCCTTCACATCGTAGAAATGGCTCATATCCTCCCACGCCTTTTCGTCTACGCCCGTCGAACCGGACGAAATCATCGCAGCAACAACGCCGGTCGCAAGCGCCTGCTTCAGCTCTGCCGCTTCAACCTGCGTGGGGACCATACCAGCCAGTTCGGCAACACGCGCGGTGGAAGAGTTATAGGCCCGGAACTTGATGCCGGACATGTCCGCGACGCTGTTGACTTCCTTGTTGAAATACATCCCCTGCGCGGGCCACGGCACGGAATAAAGCAGCGTCAGTCCCTGACCGGCCATCATCTCTGCCAGCACGGGCTGGGCAGCGGCGCGAAGTTTCTCTGAAGCCTCGAAAGAGCTTGCGAGGAACGGCACGGAATCATAGCCGAACAGCGGGTCTTCATTGGCATGGGCCGACAGCAGACGCTCACCGATCTGCGCATCGCCGGTCTGCACCGCACGCTTGATCTCATCGCCCTTGAACAGCGAGCCCGAGGGATGAACGGTGATTTCCAGCTCTCCGCCGGTGCATTCCGCGACCTCTTCGGCAAAGGTGACTGCGTTTTCCGTGTGATAGTTGTCCGCAGGATAAGCGACGGGCATATCCCAGCTTTCGGCCTGCGCGGCGGTCGCAGCGACGATCCCGGCAGCGACGAGTGCGGCAAAATTCATCTTCATTTTTTTCCCCTCTGTTGGTTGGCATTTCTTATCGTTCTTGACCCCCGAAAGGGGTTGCAGGAAATACGTAACATCCTTTCCCCAACGTGATCCAGTGTTTAGCGCGACCGCCGAAACCTTGCCGGGGCAAAAGGCGTGATCTCTGATGCAGGGGTGCGGCCAGCGATCAGATCGGCCACGATTTCCGCCGTCGCAGGTGCAGAGGCCAGGCCGATATGACCGTGACCGAAGGCGTGGATGATATCGGCACTGGCAGATGCACGACCGATGACGGGCCTGCCATCCGGGGTCGAGGGCCGGTGCCCCATCCAGCGGCTGACATTCTGGTCGTTGATCTTCAGTCCGGGCCATGTCGTCCGCAGATGCGCCAGCAGGATATCCGCGCGCCGCCAGTCCGGCCGCGCATCGGGAGAGGCCAGTTCAACCTGCCCCGAGGCGCGCAGCCCACCGGCAACCTGTATATTCGCCATGCGGCCATCCTGCGGCATGACGGGAATATTGGCGATGCCTTCGGTGCCTGCAATCTGCACGAAATAGCCCCGCTCGCTTTGCAGAGGGATACGCTCGCCCGCCAGTCGAGCCAGCCGGGGTGCCCGGATGCCATTGGCGATGACCGCCGCGTCGCAGGCGACAGGGCCGCGATCGGTCTGCACCGCGCCAAGCCTGCCGCCAGAGAGATCAAAACCAGTTGCACGCGCGGCATGAAATTTGCCTCCGCGCGCGCTGACCCAATCGCAGATCGCGGACACATATCCGCCGGGATCGGTGCAATGGCCACCATCGGTGATCCGGATGGCAAAGCGGTATAGCGGCGAAAGCGCGGGCAGCAGGTCGCGCAGTTCTTCTTCGCCCAGTTCCTGCATCCGGACGCCCAAACGCTGGCGAATGTTCCATGCTGGAGCGTCTGTCTCAAACGCTGCGCGGTCATGAAAGGCATAGATCAGCCCGTCATTGCGGATGAATTCCGGCCGCCCGATGCTATCGGCCAATGCCCGGTGCCGCGCGGGCGCGTCGGACAGAAGCTGGTTCAGGGCGCGGGCCGTTTCTTCAACCCTTTGGGGCGAGCGGCCCGCCATCAGAAAACGCCACAGCCATGGCGAAAGAGCGGGAAGATGCCGCCAGCGGATGGTCAAAGCACCTTTCGGATCGCGCAACATCCCCGGCACCTTGCGCCAAAGGTTCGGGGCCGACATCGGAATGATTGACGCAGGGCTGAGAAAGCCGCCATTGCCAAAGCTTGCGCAATGCGGGCCACCGGGCGGATCCGGCTCTATGACGGTGACACGGTGAGAATCGGCCAGTAAACGCGCCGCAACGATTGCCCCGATCACCCCTGCGCCAATCACGGCGACATGCCTTTTCACCGCCATTCACCCTGTCCGGTTTCGCGCCTGAACGCATGGCTAGAACAACCGGGCGCTCGTTTCCAGCGTCCAGTTGCGCTGTCGTTCGACTGCGGCCTGACGCTTTCTGCTCAGCCGCCGGCCTCCTCACTTTTCAGGCCGAGGATCGCCGCACCGACCAGACCCGGCTCAATCCGGCATTCGGCCGGTACGATCAGCGGGCGGTCGAATTTGCGCAGCACCTTATCCCGCACCGCCCGGTCGAGTGCCCCGACCAGCGGGCGCGCGTTCGACAGGCCGCCGCCGACGGCGATGATTCCCGCGCCAAGCATGTTCTGCGCCATGGTCATCGGTCCGGTCAGAATCTCCAGCCAGATGGCGATGGTCCGGCTTTCCTCGGCCCTGCCCCGCTGCCACCCGTCGACGATGGCGTGACTTGCAAGATTCGCACCCGGATGCAAATGGCTGTGCAGGCGTTCCATTCCGCGCGCACCGCAGACGGAATCGAGGCAGCCCGCATTGCCGCAACCACAGGCGAAGGCTGGCAGTACAACCTGCGGATCGCCGACAACGCGCTGCGCGACTTCACCGTGGCCCCATTCGCCCGCCATACCGCCATCGGGATTGATCAGCTCTCCCCTGACGACGATGCCGCCGCCGATCCCGGTGCCGAGAATCACCCCAAAGACGATGTCATGCCCCCGGCCCGCACCGACGACGGCTTCGGCCATGGCAAAGCAGTCGGCGTCATTGGCGAGCACCACCGGCAAGCCAAGCGCGGCACTGAGATCGGCGACCACGCGTTTGCCATTCATGCAGGGTATATTGGCGACATTTGCGACCCCGGTGTCGGGATCGACCGCCCCCGCGATGGAAAAGGAAAGCCGCGTCGGTGGTTCCGGCGCGTCGGCGATGGCGCGGCGCAGCACGTCCAGAAAAGCGTCCAGATCACGGCCCGGCGTCGCCTCGCGCCCCATCGGGCGAACATCCTGCTGCGAATAGGCATGGGCGATCTTTATCGCGCTGCCGCCGATGTCGAAACACAGGATCATATCTTCAGTTCCCTCACCCGTGCGGGTCCGGCATTCGGGCGGCAGATGCGTCCAAGGACCGCCATGCGGCTGCCTTAAACCAGATCGTCACGGCCACCCGGATGGACCTCTTCGTAATAGTCGCGCAGCTTCAACCGACTTGCGGCAGCCTGATCCAGCACGATGGTCGCCTTGCGGTGCATCTGCAAGGCCGACGCGGGGCAAGCCGCACTCAGCGGGCCTTCGATCATCGCGGCAGCGGCCTCGGCCTTGCTGTCGCCATAGGCCAGCAGCACGACCTCATCGGCGCGCATGATCGTGCCGATGCCCATGGTGATGGCAAGGCGCGGGACGTCATCGGGATTATCGAAATAGCGGGCATTCGCTTCGCGAGTGGAACGCGTCAGCGTCTTGATCCGCGTTAGCGAGGACAGGCTGGAGGTCGGTTCGTTGAAACCGATGTGACCGTTCGCGCCCAGACCCAGAAGCTGCAATCCGATATCGCCCGCCGCCGCGATAGCCTTTTCATAGGCCGCGGCCTCTGCCTCGGGATCGGCGGCGTCGCCGCGCGGCAGATGGGTCGCGCCTTCCGCGAAATCGACATGGTCGAACAAATGGCCGCGCATATAGCGCCAGTATGATCGCGGATGATCGGGCGGCAATCCGACATATTCGTCCAGATTGAACGAACGGCTTTGCGCAAAGCTGACCTCGCCCCGGCGGTGATGCTCGATCAGACGGGCATAGACCGCCTCCATCGTGCCGCCGGTGGCAAGGCCAAGCACGGTTCCCGGCAGCGCGTCCAGACGGGCAACGATCTGATCGGCGGCGCGGGCAATGGCAAGTTCAGGGGTCGCGTGAATCAGAACCTTCACAGCGGCTTCCAGGCGATGGCGTCAATCTCGACCTTCGCGTCGATCATCAGCCTTGACTGCACGGTAGAGCGCACGGGCGGATGGTCGATGAAGTGCTTTTCGAAGACCGCGTTGAAGCTGGTGAAATCGCGCGGATCGTCCAGCCAGCAGGTCACTTTGATGACGTCTTCCAGCCCGCATCCGGCAAGGGCCAGCACCTGCTTGATATTCTCGATCACCTGCTCGGTCTGGGCGACGATCCCGCCGCTCACGACCTCTCCATCCACGGTGGGAACCTGCCCGGAAATGTGGACATAGTCACCGGCCCGCACGGCCTTGGCAAAGGGGCGGCGCGTGCCGCCAGCCTGCGGATCTGCGGTATCATAGCGGACAAGACGGGGATCATTCATGGCGGGCCTCAGGTAATTCATTTTCACTCCGGGCAAGGCATCCACCCGGATCACAACTTTGCTTTACCCAATTTCGTCGGCTCAAGTAAATTATTTTCTTCAACAAAATCCACTCAGACGGCGATTTACGCGAATCCTCACGCCGTCGCCGCCGCTGCCTTCCGATCGCGCCGCTTGCGTCTGGAGGCCCGGTTGTCGCGCAGCATCAGCATGGCCGGCGTCACGATAAGGGTCAGAACGGTCGCCACCACCAGACCACCGGCAATGGCCGCCGAAAGCTCTGTCCAGTATTGGGTGGAAGGCGCACCATAGACGATGCTGCGACCGAAGAAGTCGATGTTCAGACCGATCACCATCGGCATCAGGCCAAGCGCTGTCGTGATGGATGTCAGGAACACCGGACGCAAACGCTGCGCGCCGGTGCGCAGCGCGGCCTCCAGCGGGTGCATGCCTTGCTTTCTGAAGTCATTATAGGCGTCGATCAGGACGATATTGTTGTTCACCACGATCCCCGCCAGAGCGATGACACCGACCCCGCCCATGACCACGCCGAAAGGTCGCCCCGTGACCACCAGCCCCAGCAGGACACCGGCGATGGAAAAGACAATCGCGCTCATCACCACGAACGCCTGATAGAAGCTGTTGAATTGCAGGATCAGGATCATGAACATCAGCAGCACAGCGGCGACAAATGCGCTGACAAGGAAGATCATCGCCTCTGTCTGATCCTCTGCTTCGCCTGCAAATTCATAACTCGCGCCCTCCGGCAGGTCCGCATCGGCAAGCGCATTCTGAAGGGCAACCACCTGATCGTTGACCAGCACGCCCGGCGCCACATTCGCCTCGACCGAGGTGACGCGCCGCTCATCAATGCGGTGGATCACGCCGACACGCTCCACAGGCGAAAAGGACACGAAGTTCGAAATCGGCACCAGCCCCGAAGCGGTCGGCACCCGCAGATTG contains the following coding sequences:
- a CDS encoding TRAP transporter large permease, translated to MTGFDRDATGLKIGIFLFVMFFLLGTGIWVGLALMGVAYMGMIGFTSRNPGSSMAITVWTSSSSWTLTSLPLFIWMGEILFRTRLSEDMFKGLAPWLRGLPGGLLHTNVVGCTVFAAVSGSSAATLTTVGKMSIPELRRRGYPEFMIIGTLAGAATLGLMIPPSLTLIVYGVTVKESITALFMAGVLPGLVLAAMFMLYIAGWSIARPDQRPAAEPRLGFVGALKNSVLLIPVILLIVTVIGSMYIGIATATEAAAFGVVGALVLAAVQRSLTWESFSQSLLGATRTSAMIALILMGASFLTLSMGFTGVPRTLAAWIGGMELSPIALIAALTVFYIIIGMFLDGISAVVLTMAIIDPMVRGAGIDMIWFGIFVVVVVEMAQITPPVGFNLFVLQGMTKHDMGYIARTALPMFLIMVVMVGVLVMFPQLATWLPEAMKQAPN
- a CDS encoding TRAP transporter substrate-binding protein, which translates into the protein MKMNFAALVAAGIVAATAAQAESWDMPVAYPADNYHTENAVTFAEEVAECTGGELEITVHPSGSLFKGDEIKRAVQTGDAQIGERLLSAHANEDPLFGYDSVPFLASSFEASEKLRAAAQPVLAEMMAGQGLTLLYSVPWPAQGMYFNKEVNSVADMSGIKFRAYNSSTARVAELAGMVPTQVEAAELKQALATGVVAAMISSGSTGVDEKAWEDMSHFYDVKAWLPRNTVFANTDALEALPAEQRDCVTTAAEAAQTRGSETAAELSGGFLETLAENGMNVAEPGEQLAADLAGIGEEMTAEWLEATGDQGKAIIDAFRAE
- a CDS encoding NAD(P)/FAD-dependent oxidoreductase; the protein is MAVKRHVAVIGAGVIGAIVAARLLADSHRVTVIEPDPPGGPHCASFGNGGFLSPASIIPMSAPNLWRKVPGMLRDPKGALTIRWRHLPALSPWLWRFLMAGRSPQRVEETARALNQLLSDAPARHRALADSIGRPEFIRNDGLIYAFHDRAAFETDAPAWNIRQRLGVRMQELGEEELRDLLPALSPLYRFAIRITDGGHCTDPGGYVSAICDWVSARGGKFHAARATGFDLSGGRLGAVQTDRGPVACDAAVIANGIRAPRLARLAGERIPLQSERGYFVQIAGTEGIANIPVMPQDGRMANIQVAGGLRASGQVELASPDARPDWRRADILLAHLRTTWPGLKINDQNVSRWMGHRPSTPDGRPVIGRASASADIIHAFGHGHIGLASAPATAEIVADLIAGRTPASEITPFAPARFRRSR
- a CDS encoding ROK family protein; this encodes MILCFDIGGSAIKIAHAYSQQDVRPMGREATPGRDLDAFLDVLRRAIADAPEPPTRLSFSIAGAVDPDTGVANVANIPCMNGKRVVADLSAALGLPVVLANDADCFAMAEAVVGAGRGHDIVFGVILGTGIGGGIVVRGELINPDGGMAGEWGHGEVAQRVVGDPQVVLPAFACGCGNAGCLDSVCGARGMERLHSHLHPGANLASHAIVDGWQRGRAEESRTIAIWLEILTGPMTMAQNMLGAGIIAVGGGLSNARPLVGALDRAVRDKVLRKFDRPLIVPAECRIEPGLVGAAILGLKSEEAGG
- the nagB gene encoding glucosamine-6-phosphate deaminase — its product is MKVLIHATPELAIARAADQIVARLDALPGTVLGLATGGTMEAVYARLIEHHRRGEVSFAQSRSFNLDEYVGLPPDHPRSYWRYMRGHLFDHVDFAEGATHLPRGDAADPEAEAAAYEKAIAAAGDIGLQLLGLGANGHIGFNEPTSSLSSLTRIKTLTRSTREANARYFDNPDDVPRLAITMGIGTIMRADEVVLLAYGDSKAEAAAAMIEGPLSAACPASALQMHRKATIVLDQAAASRLKLRDYYEEVHPGGRDDLV
- a CDS encoding RidA family protein; protein product: MNDPRLVRYDTADPQAGGTRRPFAKAVRAGDYVHISGQVPTVDGEVVSGGIVAQTEQVIENIKQVLALAGCGLEDVIKVTCWLDDPRDFTSFNAVFEKHFIDHPPVRSTVQSRLMIDAKVEIDAIAWKPL